One window of the Leptotrichia sp. oral taxon 215 str. W9775 genome contains the following:
- a CDS encoding acetyl-CoA carboxylase carboxyltransferase subunit alpha: protein MSLKDEIKELEEKIEELKEFSKEKNIDFSKQIGELEKELEKKYKDFTENELDSWERIQISRNPKRPYTLDYINTLTEDFIELHGDRLSKDDHAIIGGLASIDGYKIMIIGHQKGRDLDSNMFRNFGMASPEGYRKALRLMRMAERFELPILTLIDTAGAYPGIEAEEKGQGEAIAKNLAEMFGLKVPIVSVIIGEGGSGGALGIGVADSVLMLENSVYSVISPEGCASILFNDSTKAAEAAKSLKMDAINLKSLGVIDDIIEEPLGGAHRNLEKTAKNLKAAVLKEFKRIDKFSIEELLEKRYEKFRNMGEFFENSADIVSE, encoded by the coding sequence ATGAGCCTGAAAGATGAGATTAAGGAACTGGAAGAAAAAATTGAAGAATTAAAAGAATTTTCCAAAGAAAAAAATATAGATTTTTCAAAGCAGATAGGGGAACTTGAAAAGGAACTTGAAAAAAAATATAAGGATTTCACTGAAAATGAACTGGATTCATGGGAAAGAATACAAATTTCCAGAAATCCTAAAAGACCTTATACGCTTGATTATATAAATACATTGACAGAGGATTTTATTGAGCTGCATGGAGACAGACTTTCAAAAGATGACCATGCAATAATAGGTGGATTGGCTTCTATTGACGGTTATAAAATAATGATAATAGGTCATCAGAAGGGAAGAGATCTTGATTCAAATATGTTCAGAAATTTTGGAATGGCAAGTCCTGAAGGATATAGAAAAGCGTTGAGGCTGATGAGGATGGCAGAAAGATTTGAATTGCCTATATTAACTTTAATAGACACTGCAGGAGCATATCCTGGAATAGAAGCTGAAGAAAAAGGACAAGGGGAAGCCATTGCTAAAAACCTGGCTGAAATGTTTGGCCTAAAAGTACCGATTGTTTCTGTAATAATAGGAGAAGGTGGAAGTGGAGGAGCATTAGGAATAGGAGTTGCTGACTCAGTTCTTATGCTTGAAAACAGTGTATATTCAGTAATTTCACCAGAAGGATGTGCATCAATACTTTTTAATGACTCAACTAAGGCGGCAGAAGCGGCAAAAAGTTTGAAAATGGATGCAATAAATCTTAAATCGCTTGGAGTTATTGATGATATAATAGAAGAACCTCTTGGAGGAGCTCATAGAAATTTAGAAAAAACTGCTAAAAATCTTAAAGCTGCTGTTTTAAAAGAATTTAAAAGAATTGATAAATTTTCAATAGAAGAGTTACTGGAAAAAAGATATGAAAAATTTAGAAATATGGGAGAATTTTTTGAAAATTCGGCAGACATAGTAAGTGAATAA
- the asnA gene encoding aspartate--ammonia ligase — MGSIIIPEGYTSRQNIMETEIAIKLIKDFFEKELSKELNLTRISAPLFVKKTTGLNDNLNGVERPVAFEMKEAEGEVIEIVHSLAKWKRLALKRYGVNSGEGIYTDMNAIRRDEDLDNTHSIYVDQWDWERVIDREDRNIDFLKEIVNKIYSVFKKTEEMLAQKYENYTKFLPEKVTFITSQELENLYPGISSGERENRFAKEHGAIFIMQIGKMLESKERHDGRAPDYDDWELNGDLIMWNPVLDSALELSSMGIRVDSESLARQLKELDLEERKELEYHKMLLNNELPLTIGGGIGQSRICMFLLQRAHIGEVQASIWSDEIIAECEKNGINLL; from the coding sequence ATGGGAAGTATTATAATACCGGAAGGATACACTTCCAGACAGAATATAATGGAAACAGAAATTGCTATAAAACTGATTAAGGATTTTTTTGAAAAGGAACTTTCTAAAGAATTAAACTTAACAAGAATATCGGCACCTCTGTTTGTAAAAAAGACTACAGGGTTAAATGATAACCTTAATGGTGTTGAAAGACCTGTTGCATTTGAAATGAAAGAAGCGGAAGGGGAAGTTATCGAGATAGTTCATTCATTGGCAAAGTGGAAGAGGCTTGCATTAAAAAGATATGGTGTAAATTCAGGTGAAGGAATTTATACTGACATGAATGCCATAAGAAGAGATGAAGATTTGGATAATACGCATTCGATTTATGTAGATCAGTGGGATTGGGAAAGAGTTATAGACAGAGAAGATAGAAATATAGATTTCTTAAAGGAAATTGTAAACAAAATATATTCAGTATTTAAAAAGACAGAAGAAATGCTGGCTCAAAAGTATGAAAACTATACTAAGTTTTTACCTGAAAAAGTTACTTTCATAACTTCACAGGAGCTGGAAAACTTGTATCCTGGGATTTCTTCCGGAGAAAGAGAAAATAGATTTGCAAAGGAACATGGGGCAATATTTATAATGCAGATAGGAAAAATGCTGGAATCTAAGGAAAGACATGACGGAAGAGCTCCGGATTATGACGACTGGGAATTAAATGGAGACCTTATAATGTGGAATCCTGTGCTTGACAGTGCTCTGGAACTTTCATCAATGGGAATAAGAGTAGACAGTGAATCACTGGCAAGACAGCTTAAGGAACTTGATCTGGAAGAAAGAAAAGAACTTGAATACCATAAAATGCTTTTAAATAATGAACTGCCGCTTACAATAGGTGGAGGAATTGGACAGTCAAGAATATGTATGTTCCTGCTTCAAAGGGCACATATTGGGGAAGTTCAGGCATCAATATGGTCTGATGAAATAATAGCTGAATGTGAAAAAAATGGAATAAATTTATTATAG
- the accD gene encoding acetyl-CoA carboxylase, carboxyltransferase subunit beta yields MGLFSSKKSKNKYVTLTSKSKLSMDIVDDNKWKKCSRCNEIIYNEDLKNNLNICPKCGHYFRLTAFERIELLTDEGSFIEEDITLTSKDFLNFPGYQEKLESSQEKSRMLDGVISGIGKINGIDVSIAVMEFSFMGGSMGSVVGEKITRTLERGLEKNIPVVIVSSSGGARMQEGILSLMQMAKTSGAVKRLNEAGIPFISVPVDPTTGGVTASFAMLGDIIVTEPGALIGFAGPRVIEQTVNQKLPKGFQKAEFLLEHGMVDVIAERKELKTTIYRILEKLI; encoded by the coding sequence ATGGGATTATTTTCGAGTAAAAAATCGAAAAATAAATATGTTACACTCACATCAAAATCAAAATTGAGCATGGACATAGTTGATGACAATAAATGGAAAAAATGCAGCAGATGTAATGAAATTATATATAATGAGGATTTAAAGAATAACCTGAATATCTGTCCAAAATGTGGACATTATTTCAGGCTTACAGCATTTGAAAGAATAGAACTGTTAACAGATGAAGGAAGTTTCATTGAAGAGGATATAACACTTACTTCAAAAGATTTCCTTAACTTTCCGGGATATCAGGAAAAGCTGGAAAGCTCTCAGGAAAAGAGCAGAATGCTTGATGGAGTAATAAGTGGAATAGGGAAAATAAATGGAATAGACGTAAGTATAGCAGTGATGGAATTTAGTTTTATGGGTGGAAGTATGGGTTCTGTTGTTGGAGAAAAAATAACTAGAACTCTTGAAAGAGGACTGGAAAAAAATATTCCTGTTGTTATTGTTTCGAGTTCAGGTGGAGCAAGAATGCAGGAAGGAATTTTATCACTGATGCAGATGGCTAAAACTTCAGGAGCAGTAAAAAGATTGAATGAAGCAGGAATACCTTTTATATCAGTGCCGGTAGATCCTACAACTGGAGGAGTTACAGCTTCTTTTGCCATGCTGGGAGATATAATAGTTACTGAGCCTGGTGCATTGATAGGTTTTGCAGGACCGAGAGTTATTGAACAGACAGTAAACCAGAAATTACCGAAAGGATTTCAGAAGGCAGAATTTTTACTTGAACATGGAATGGTTGATGTAATTGCTGAAAGAAAAGAATTGAAAACAACGATTTATCGTATACTGGAAAAACTTATATAA
- a CDS encoding RluA family pseudouridine synthase, giving the protein MEIFEYVVDSETEGMRIDRYLKKTFKHEPLSKIFQALRKGDVKVGGKKVKENYRLSLNERISVKYLKAETASNENKNFKKNKIEKKVLDKYKKCVIFENEDFFIVNKEGNIPMHKGTGHEYGLSEIFKEIYNSENINFANRLDYETSGLVIGCKTLKFLRYISEKIRNNEVRKKYIAVVHGIIEEEKFTIENYLLVEENGVSVTKNKTEGKKSITEFRCIGRKTSRKTNVKNPGKIGKTALDINLVTGRKHQIRAQISDYGYPIVGDRKYGKNDKSDILYLCCYYVAFDEYEYEIEKKFLNNQFMW; this is encoded by the coding sequence ATGGAAATTTTTGAATATGTCGTAGACAGTGAAACAGAAGGAATGAGAATAGACAGATATTTAAAGAAAACATTTAAGCATGAACCACTGAGTAAAATTTTCCAGGCTTTAAGAAAAGGTGATGTGAAAGTTGGAGGAAAAAAGGTAAAGGAAAATTATAGACTTTCCCTAAATGAAAGAATATCTGTAAAATATTTGAAAGCTGAAACAGCTTCCAATGAGAATAAAAATTTTAAAAAAAATAAAATAGAAAAAAAAGTACTTGATAAATATAAAAAATGTGTAATATTTGAAAATGAAGATTTTTTCATTGTGAATAAAGAAGGAAATATTCCGATGCATAAAGGAACAGGACACGAGTATGGACTTTCAGAAATATTTAAGGAAATCTATAACAGTGAAAATATAAATTTTGCAAATAGGCTGGATTATGAAACTTCCGGTCTGGTAATCGGATGCAAGACATTGAAGTTTTTACGTTATATTTCAGAAAAAATAAGAAATAATGAAGTCCGTAAAAAGTATATTGCTGTTGTCCATGGAATTATAGAGGAAGAAAAATTTACAATAGAAAATTATCTTCTAGTGGAAGAAAATGGAGTTTCTGTAACTAAAAATAAAACTGAAGGAAAGAAAAGTATAACAGAATTTAGATGTATCGGTAGAAAAACATCCAGGAAAACAAATGTTAAAAATCCTGGAAAAATTGGAAAAACAGCACTTGATATTAATCTTGTGACAGGGAGAAAGCATCAGATAAGGGCACAAATTTCAGATTATGGATATCCAATAGTCGGTGATAGAAAATATGGGAAAAATGATAAAAGTGATATCCTGTATTTATGCTGTTATTATGTTGCTTTTGATGAATATGAATATGAAATTGAAAAAAAGTTTTTAAATAATCAATTTATGTGGTAA
- a CDS encoding AMP-binding protein, whose amino-acid sequence MFLNRGDRLAIVDFEDRKINYTELVNNVKYFSENVIPAEKEDFGLILMENRPEWIYTYFALWDRKAIPIALDSTSSSKEILYVLGDSDPKFIICSNESEKNVREAVSMYEKGEITVINVDNHPIDENKLEVIRNSNFELENPEGDSIATMLYTSGTTGSPKGVMLTFNNLSSELEGLEKKDLLEPTDQILALLPFHHVLPLTATVLIILQHQASMVFVKKIASKEILEALDKNNVTALVGVPRVFKLFYDGIKQQIDSKFITRTIYKLMTKVKSFKIRRKVFAKVHEKFGGKLTFIVSGGAKLDPEIGEFYETLGIYVQEGYGLTETSPVIAVNTKKDRRIGTVGKKLDNIEAKIVDEELWVRGPIVMKGYYNKPEKTAEVITEDGWFKTGDLASIDEEGYVTIRGRRSSMIVLSNGKNIDPEKLENKVIEKSKKLIKELGVFGHNDKLVAIIVPDLLECRKQGITNIKAYVKNIVEDYNLTVHNYEKILDYKLYEEELPKTRVGKVRRFMLPELYLKTNVKKKQVEEPDDEVYRMLKDYIKKLKGIEAQPEENLELEIGMDSLDIVEFFAYVENSFGIHLDEEKFSEISNLKALSEYINEKATKIESGEVDWKKIIEAAPPVEEKNRWATRVLRPLLDLIIKVYFRLKRVNRDKLSDKPQQIFVANHQSFIDPLVLGSLLPAGILYNTIFLAIDWYFKKGLMKLLVSHGNVVLIDINKNIKKSVEEIAANVKAGKNVLIFPEGARTKDGKVAEFKKVFAIIAKELNVDVQCLGIKGAFEAYSRYMKFPKPKKIEVAVLEKFKPEGTYDEIVEKARNIIKDYVEGK is encoded by the coding sequence ATGTTCTTAAATAGAGGCGACAGGCTTGCAATAGTTGATTTTGAAGACAGGAAAATAAATTATACTGAGTTAGTTAATAATGTAAAATATTTTTCAGAAAATGTAATACCTGCTGAAAAGGAAGATTTTGGACTGATTCTGATGGAAAACAGACCGGAATGGATTTATACTTACTTTGCTTTATGGGACAGAAAGGCAATTCCAATTGCACTGGACTCTACAAGCAGCAGCAAGGAAATTTTATATGTTCTTGGAGATTCAGATCCTAAGTTTATAATATGTTCAAATGAGAGCGAGAAAAATGTCAGGGAAGCAGTTTCAATGTATGAAAAGGGTGAAATAACAGTAATTAATGTGGACAATCATCCAATTGATGAAAATAAACTGGAAGTGATAAGAAACAGTAATTTTGAGCTTGAAAATCCTGAAGGGGACAGTATAGCCACAATGCTGTATACTTCTGGAACAACCGGTTCTCCAAAGGGAGTTATGCTGACTTTCAATAACTTGAGCTCAGAACTGGAAGGACTAGAAAAAAAAGATCTTCTTGAGCCGACTGACCAGATACTTGCCTTGCTTCCTTTCCACCATGTTTTACCGCTTACGGCAACAGTGCTGATAATATTGCAGCATCAGGCATCAATGGTATTTGTAAAGAAAATAGCAAGTAAGGAAATTCTGGAAGCACTTGATAAAAATAATGTTACTGCACTGGTTGGAGTTCCAAGGGTATTTAAATTATTCTATGACGGAATAAAACAGCAGATTGATTCAAAGTTCATTACAAGAACAATATATAAACTTATGACAAAAGTAAAATCCTTTAAGATAAGAAGAAAGGTTTTTGCAAAAGTTCATGAAAAATTTGGTGGAAAACTGACATTTATAGTTTCAGGAGGAGCAAAACTTGATCCTGAAATAGGAGAATTTTATGAAACATTGGGAATATATGTTCAGGAAGGATATGGACTTACTGAAACATCACCTGTAATAGCAGTTAATACAAAAAAAGACCGTAGAATAGGAACAGTTGGTAAAAAACTTGATAATATAGAAGCAAAGATAGTAGATGAAGAACTATGGGTAAGAGGTCCTATTGTCATGAAAGGATATTATAATAAGCCTGAAAAGACCGCTGAAGTAATAACTGAAGATGGATGGTTCAAGACAGGTGATCTGGCTTCCATTGATGAAGAAGGATATGTAACTATACGTGGAAGAAGAAGCAGCATGATAGTACTTTCAAATGGGAAAAATATTGATCCTGAAAAACTTGAAAATAAAGTAATTGAAAAAAGTAAAAAACTTATAAAGGAACTGGGAGTGTTTGGACATAATGACAAACTTGTGGCAATAATTGTTCCGGATTTACTGGAATGTAGAAAACAGGGAATAACTAATATAAAAGCTTATGTAAAAAATATTGTGGAAGATTATAACCTTACAGTTCATAATTATGAAAAAATATTGGATTATAAATTGTATGAAGAAGAACTTCCTAAAACAAGGGTAGGAAAAGTGAGAAGATTTATGCTGCCTGAACTTTATCTGAAAACAAATGTCAAGAAAAAACAGGTGGAAGAACCTGACGATGAAGTTTACAGAATGCTGAAGGATTACATAAAGAAATTAAAGGGAATAGAAGCTCAGCCTGAAGAAAACCTTGAGTTGGAAATAGGAATGGATTCTCTGGATATTGTTGAATTTTTTGCATATGTTGAAAATAGTTTTGGAATTCATCTTGATGAAGAAAAATTTTCAGAAATATCAAATTTGAAGGCGTTATCTGAATATATTAATGAAAAAGCTACAAAAATAGAAAGTGGAGAAGTTGACTGGAAAAAAATAATAGAAGCGGCACCACCTGTTGAAGAAAAAAACAGATGGGCAACAAGAGTGTTGAGACCATTACTTGATTTAATAATAAAAGTATATTTTAGATTGAAAAGGGTAAATAGGGATAAATTGAGTGATAAACCGCAACAGATATTTGTAGCGAATCATCAAAGTTTTATAGATCCGTTGGTACTTGGAAGTCTTTTACCTGCAGGAATACTTTATAATACAATTTTTCTTGCAATAGACTGGTATTTCAAGAAAGGATTGATGAAACTGCTTGTCAGTCATGGAAATGTTGTATTGATAGATATAAATAAAAATATTAAGAAAAGTGTCGAAGAAATAGCGGCAAATGTTAAAGCCGGGAAAAATGTGCTTATTTTCCCTGAAGGAGCAAGAACTAAAGATGGAAAAGTGGCAGAATTTAAGAAAGTGTTTGCTATAATTGCTAAGGAACTGAATGTAGATGTCCAGTGTCTGGGAATAAAAGGTGCCTTTGAAGCATATTCAAGATATATGAAATTTCCAAAACCTAAAAAAATAGAAGTTGCCGTTCTAGAAAAATTTAAGCCGGAAGGTACATATGATGAAATAGTAGAGAAGGCCAGAAATATAATAAAAGACTATGTGGAAGGTAAGTAA